A genomic window from Flavobacterium hankyongi includes:
- a CDS encoding four helix bundle protein: protein MKHNFKNLKIWSLAMEIASDTHKITLDFPKNEVYGLTSQMNRAAISIPSNIAEGSNRENNHFKHFLNISLGSSFELQTQLLIALQNNYITNEKVIDLENKIIELQKMISGFISKLA, encoded by the coding sequence GTGAAACATAACTTCAAAAATCTAAAAATTTGGTCACTCGCAATGGAAATTGCTTCTGATACACATAAAATAACATTAGATTTTCCAAAAAATGAAGTGTATGGTTTAACAAGTCAAATGAATAGAGCTGCTATTTCTATACCTTCCAATATTGCAGAAGGATCGAATAGAGAAAATAATCATTTCAAACACTTTCTTAATATTAGTCTTGGTTCTTCTTTCGAATTACAAACACAATTATTAATAGCATTACAAAACAATTATATAACCAATGAAAAAGTGATAGATTTAGAAAATAAGATTATTGAATTACAGAAAATGATTTCTGGTTTCATTTCAAAGTTAGCATAA
- a CDS encoding superoxide dismutase family protein has translation MKKIIILTILTGATIFACKTASGGKNEIVVMLQPKSDTQVSGSATFVEKGGVVTFEANMKGLTPGEHAIHIHEKADCSAPDASSAGGHWNPTFKKHGKWGSAEYHKGDIGNFTADANGNGTIKFSTNEWCIGCGDATKDIIGKGLIVHKGTDDFTTQPTGNAGGRVACAGIIK, from the coding sequence ATGAAAAAAATAATCATTCTTACCATACTAACTGGTGCTACTATTTTTGCTTGTAAAACAGCTTCAGGAGGTAAAAACGAAATTGTAGTAATGCTTCAACCTAAAAGCGACACTCAAGTATCAGGATCTGCAACCTTTGTAGAAAAAGGTGGTGTAGTAACTTTTGAAGCAAATATGAAAGGACTAACTCCTGGAGAACACGCAATTCATATACATGAAAAAGCAGATTGTTCTGCTCCAGATGCATCAAGCGCAGGAGGACATTGGAACCCAACGTTCAAAAAACACGGAAAATGGGGTTCTGCTGAATACCATAAAGGGGATATTGGCAACTTTACGGCAGATGCTAACGGTAACGGAACTATTAAATTCTCAACAAATGAATGGTGTATTGGTTGTGGCGATGCAACTAAAGATATTATAGGCAAAGGACTAATTGTTCATAAAGGTACAGACGATTTTACAACGCAACCAACTGGAAATGCTGGTGGAAGAGTGGCGTGTGCAGGAATAATAAAGTAA
- a CDS encoding YdeI/OmpD-associated family protein — protein sequence MTKPLLYFKNAQEWREWLHENHLSCIGVELIFYRVDSEYESMRWEEAVQVALCYGWIDSTVRKIDDEKRKQSFGPRKDKSVWSKLNKTYIEKLIAENLMHESGLRKIEIAKQNGSWTSLDNVENHELPDDLLQAFHKNNLAHKNYLNFSPSYRKSYLYWLNQAKREETRKIRIETIIDLCEKNIKQR from the coding sequence ATGACCAAACCCCTCCTCTATTTCAAAAATGCCCAAGAATGGCGAGAATGGTTACACGAAAATCATTTAAGCTGTATTGGAGTCGAATTAATTTTTTACCGTGTAGATTCAGAATATGAAAGCATGCGTTGGGAAGAAGCAGTTCAGGTAGCACTTTGTTATGGATGGATTGATTCAACCGTTCGTAAAATAGATGATGAAAAGCGTAAACAATCTTTTGGCCCTCGAAAAGATAAAAGTGTTTGGAGTAAACTCAACAAAACCTATATCGAAAAACTCATTGCCGAAAACTTGATGCATGAAAGCGGCTTACGTAAAATCGAAATCGCCAAACAAAATGGTTCTTGGACATCTTTAGATAATGTAGAGAATCACGAACTTCCTGACGATTTACTACAAGCATTTCATAAAAACAATTTAGCCCATAAAAACTACTTAAACTTTAGCCCTTCCTATCGTAAAAGTTACTTGTATTGGCTTAACCAAGCAAAAAGGGAAGAAACCAGAAAAATACGCATAGAAACAATTATTGATTTGTGTGAAAAAAACATCAAACAACGATAA
- a CDS encoding phophatidylserine decarboxylase associated domain-containing protein, producing MHNTDTLGIHYSKNQGLGHWLPKNPQAVEFWIKKLKKSVAENPQPFIPEIAEFQQMVYSDPVLYANMQGMFSEAHYLKKRTPLIWEAEPTNFEDFIQLLNAIMYTAPEAYQTGVPGNQSPAGMIGFPINALLAWPMATTFGYDVFSNALVNQQLKKILAYWSKFLVTEDSRYVLIENDLSEDVIAWLSETAQQEMVQVAESSLGMEPNPISPNATFADIFNCDPSDLYYGYKSWDDFFYQNF from the coding sequence ATGCATAATACTGACACACTAGGAATTCATTATTCCAAAAACCAAGGCCTTGGTCATTGGTTGCCAAAAAATCCACAAGCAGTGGAGTTTTGGATCAAAAAACTAAAAAAATCAGTGGCCGAAAATCCACAACCGTTCATCCCTGAAATTGCAGAATTTCAACAAATGGTCTATTCAGATCCTGTTCTGTATGCTAATATGCAGGGAATGTTTTCGGAAGCGCACTATTTAAAAAAAAGAACACCTCTGATTTGGGAAGCAGAGCCTACTAACTTTGAAGACTTTATTCAGTTATTAAATGCAATCATGTACACTGCTCCTGAAGCTTATCAAACCGGAGTTCCTGGCAATCAATCTCCGGCTGGTATGATTGGTTTCCCTATTAATGCTTTGTTAGCATGGCCTATGGCAACCACTTTTGGTTATGATGTATTTTCAAATGCATTAGTAAATCAACAACTTAAAAAAATCTTAGCATATTGGTCTAAATTTTTAGTGACTGAGGATTCAAGATATGTATTAATAGAAAATGATCTTTCAGAAGATGTCATTGCTTGGTTAAGTGAAACCGCTCAGCAAGAAATGGTTCAAGTAGCAGAATCATCTCTAGGTATGGAGCCTAATCCTATTTCTCCTAATGCAACTTTTGCAGATATCTTTAACTGTGATCCTTCGGATTTGTATTATGGTTACAAAAGCTGGGATGACTTTTTTTACCAGAACTTTTAA
- a CDS encoding phosphatidylserine decarboxylase has product MTFFTRTFKAQVRPITEPDNDAIITNACESAPLQIVKNVALSDQFWLKGQPYSLENMLNFDEFTPQFKGGTVYQAFLSALSFHRWHSPVNGTIVKAYVVNGTYYLENLGQGFFNPDGPDAAAPNNSQAFLTAVATRALIFIQADNPAIGLMCVMPVGMAEVSSCEITVKTGDKVKKGDQLGMFHFGGSTHCLIFQPGVNLEFNTYGETPGLDAANNIRVNTQIARVIS; this is encoded by the coding sequence ATGACTTTTTTTACCAGAACTTTTAAAGCACAAGTACGTCCTATAACCGAACCTGATAATGATGCCATCATAACGAACGCATGTGAATCGGCTCCATTACAAATTGTAAAAAATGTAGCATTATCAGATCAATTTTGGTTAAAAGGCCAACCTTACTCATTGGAAAACATGCTAAATTTTGACGAATTCACTCCTCAATTCAAAGGAGGAACTGTGTATCAAGCCTTTCTTAGTGCCTTAAGCTTCCACCGTTGGCATAGTCCTGTAAACGGTACGATCGTTAAAGCGTATGTAGTAAATGGAACGTATTATCTTGAAAATTTAGGACAAGGTTTCTTTAATCCTGACGGTCCAGATGCAGCAGCTCCCAATAATTCACAAGCTTTTTTGACAGCTGTGGCAACCAGAGCCTTAATTTTTATTCAGGCAGATAATCCAGCTATAGGTTTAATGTGTGTAATGCCTGTGGGTATGGCCGAGGTCTCTAGTTGTGAAATCACAGTAAAAACTGGTGATAAAGTAAAAAAAGGAGACCAGCTAGGAATGTTCCATTTTGGAGGTTCAACGCATTGTTTGATTTTCCAACCTGGCGTAAACTTAGAATTCAATACCTATGGGGAAACTCCAGGCCTAGATGCAGCAAATAATATTCGTGTCAATACACAAATTGCTAGAGTAATTTCATAA
- a CDS encoding Crp/Fnr family transcriptional regulator, protein MYEELKYWYLRDHKLFRTLSMSQLKQLCMIIGFKQAKKGEIIYFSDSETPRVFLLKKGNIKIVSVDENGEETIKDIIQKGDLFGELTLEQDKSSNEFAMALTNEVSICSFLLSDFENLMLKYPNLALSYTKFVGLKLKRVRNNYTNLISKDAKTRLKTFLYDWATRDTKDSETSIAIDNYLTQNDIAQIICTSRPTATKLIIELEEEGLIQYNRKEIVIPNINLLK, encoded by the coding sequence ATGTATGAAGAACTAAAATATTGGTATTTAAGAGACCATAAACTATTTAGAACATTAAGCATGTCGCAACTCAAACAATTGTGCATGATTATTGGTTTTAAACAAGCTAAAAAAGGGGAAATAATATATTTTTCTGACTCTGAAACACCAAGAGTCTTTTTACTAAAAAAAGGAAATATAAAAATTGTTTCAGTAGATGAAAACGGTGAAGAAACAATTAAAGACATTATTCAAAAGGGTGATTTATTTGGTGAATTAACTCTTGAACAAGATAAAAGTTCAAACGAATTTGCCATGGCGCTAACAAATGAAGTGTCTATTTGTAGCTTTTTACTTTCTGATTTTGAAAATTTAATGCTTAAGTATCCCAACCTTGCTTTAAGTTATACCAAATTTGTAGGATTGAAATTAAAAAGAGTAAGAAACAATTACACCAATTTAATTTCAAAGGATGCTAAAACAAGACTAAAAACATTTTTATACGATTGGGCAACTAGAGATACTAAAGATTCTGAAACTTCAATTGCTATAGACAATTATTTAACCCAAAACGATATAGCTCAAATAATTTGCACTTCAAGACCCACTGCTACTAAATTAATTATTGAGTTAGAAGAAGAAGGACTTATACAATACAACAGAAAAGAAATAGTCATTCCAAATATCAATCTTCTGAAATAA
- a CDS encoding peroxiredoxin-like family protein produces MKNVFLFLLLIPILTIAQKKVANSAEEISPLLIGAELPKATVQKTDSTLVSIHDLTNKKKTVLIVYRGGWCPYCNQHLKNVATIESEILNLGYQILAISPDSPSSLSKTLDKDHLNYTLLSDSKGDFLTALGITFEAPLIYKPIINKGSNKINKNFLPVPSVYVINESNKIVFEYIAPDYKHRISEQLLLAALKNVN; encoded by the coding sequence ATGAAAAATGTATTTTTATTTTTATTACTTATTCCAATTCTTACAATCGCTCAAAAGAAGGTAGCCAACTCTGCAGAAGAAATTTCACCATTATTAATTGGAGCCGAATTACCCAAAGCAACTGTTCAAAAAACAGACAGTACATTGGTATCAATACATGATTTAACCAACAAAAAAAAGACTGTTCTAATAGTTTATAGAGGTGGTTGGTGTCCTTATTGCAATCAACATTTAAAAAATGTAGCCACTATAGAAAGTGAAATTCTAAATTTAGGATATCAAATACTGGCAATTAGCCCAGATTCCCCTAGTTCATTATCAAAAACATTAGACAAAGATCATTTAAACTACACCCTACTTTCAGACAGTAAAGGAGATTTTCTAACAGCTTTAGGAATCACTTTTGAAGCTCCACTTATTTACAAACCAATAATTAATAAAGGCTCAAATAAAATAAATAAAAACTTTTTACCCGTTCCTTCCGTATATGTGATAAATGAGAGTAATAAAATAGTATTTGAGTACATCGCTCCTGACTACAAACATCGTATATCAGAGCAATTATTATTGGCAGCTTTAAAGAATGTAAATTGA
- a CDS encoding YHS domain-containing (seleno)protein gives MKNLFFTLLVLFSIISFGQNNSKRTKQFNLESSLAIQGYDPVAYFKMNKALKGKKEFSYVFEGATYHFTTKENIDDFQKTPQKYEPQYGGWCAYAMGSVGEKVEINPETFKIVDGKLYLFYNAFFNNTLKSWNKDEKNLKSKADTNWKKIIN, from the coding sequence ATGAAAAATCTATTTTTTACACTCTTAGTATTATTTAGCATAATCAGTTTTGGTCAAAATAACTCAAAGCGAACCAAACAATTTAATCTTGAATCTTCATTAGCTATTCAAGGTTATGATCCAGTTGCATATTTTAAAATGAACAAAGCACTTAAAGGGAAAAAAGAATTTAGTTATGTATTTGAAGGTGCTACATATCACTTTACAACTAAAGAAAATATAGATGATTTTCAAAAAACACCTCAAAAATATGAGCCTCAATATGGTGGTTGGTGTGCTTATGCCATGGGAAGTGTTGGGGAGAAAGTAGAAATAAATCCTGAGACTTTTAAAATCGTAGATGGTAAGTTATATCTTTTTTATAACGCTTTCTTCAATAACACCTTAAAATCATGGAATAAAGATGAAAAAAATCTTAAGTCAAAAGCAGACACCAACTGGAAAAAAATAATTAACTAA
- a CDS encoding DoxX family protein: protein MKIINLQLILKIALAIILLQTLFFKFTASSESVYIFSKLNAEPYGRIGSGIIELFASFLLFFRKTQFYASLAVLGTMLGAIVSHLTILGIEIMNDGGTLFLLACVCFFISSYLVFRYKNDFINDLKTIKQIN from the coding sequence ATGAAAATAATAAACTTACAACTTATATTAAAAATTGCATTGGCAATTATTTTGCTTCAGACACTATTTTTCAAATTTACAGCAAGCTCAGAATCGGTTTACATATTCTCAAAATTAAATGCTGAACCTTATGGTAGAATAGGCTCAGGAATAATTGAATTGTTTGCATCTTTTTTGTTATTTTTCAGAAAGACACAGTTTTACGCTTCTTTGGCCGTTTTAGGAACCATGTTAGGTGCAATAGTATCTCATCTAACCATTTTAGGTATTGAAATTATGAATGATGGAGGAACCTTATTCTTATTAGCCTGTGTTTGTTTTTTTATAAGTAGCTACTTAGTATTTCGATACAAAAATGATTTTATAAATGATTTAAAAACAATTAAACAAATAAACTAA
- a CDS encoding DinB family protein: MDFSSIKNSLIELKDVLNQLNNETFSAPILSLSNATIGEHTRHIIELYQAVLTAYHTGVLNYDDRERNKTIQENKNIALITIDNIIKNVEKEDKKLTMKHCISNSVTLIETNYFREILYNLEHCIHHQALIKVGLLSFNNITINETFGVAPSTLEFRKACAQ; this comes from the coding sequence ATGGACTTTTCTTCAATCAAAAACTCTCTTATTGAGTTAAAGGATGTACTAAATCAATTAAACAATGAAACTTTTTCAGCACCTATTCTCAGCCTAAGCAATGCAACTATTGGAGAACATACTCGTCACATCATTGAATTGTACCAAGCCGTACTAACTGCCTACCATACTGGAGTTTTAAATTATGATGACAGGGAGCGAAATAAAACAATCCAAGAAAACAAAAACATTGCTTTAATCACAATAGATAATATTATTAAAAACGTTGAAAAAGAGGACAAAAAACTAACCATGAAACATTGTATTTCGAATTCTGTCACGTTGATCGAAACTAATTACTTCAGAGAGATTTTATACAATTTAGAACACTGTATTCATCATCAAGCCTTGATAAAAGTAGGGTTGCTATCTTTTAATAACATTACTATTAATGAAACATTTGGTGTTGCACCATCAACTTTAGAATTTCGTAAAGCATGTGCACAGTAA
- a CDS encoding NRDE family protein, with translation MCTVSFVYSNDTIIITSNRDEKVARPKAINPKTYLGNYKKMYFPKDAKAGGTWYVLDDYGNVIVLLNGASEKHELQNNYRKSRGLILLEIFDSSNCIVQWNTIDLNNIEPFTLVVYFEKKLFQCRWDGITKQIIELDAKGKYIWSSSTLYPLEIRKERETLFNEFTQSKTVILPVDMSHFHEHTKDDDPKYGLIINRNNKLVTLSITQTVIHHNKIQFTHKDLLENKIHQNNFLII, from the coding sequence ATGTGCACAGTAAGTTTTGTTTATAGCAACGATACAATCATTATAACATCCAATAGAGATGAAAAAGTGGCACGCCCTAAAGCCATTAACCCCAAAACCTATTTAGGAAATTACAAGAAAATGTATTTTCCTAAGGATGCCAAAGCTGGTGGAACTTGGTATGTGTTAGATGATTATGGTAATGTTATCGTTTTATTAAATGGGGCTAGCGAAAAGCATGAGTTACAAAATAATTATCGTAAAAGCCGTGGGTTAATTCTTTTAGAGATTTTTGATAGTTCCAATTGTATTGTACAATGGAACACAATCGATTTAAATAACATTGAACCTTTTACACTAGTGGTCTATTTCGAAAAAAAATTGTTTCAATGTAGATGGGATGGGATTACAAAACAAATCATCGAATTAGATGCAAAAGGAAAATACATTTGGTCATCTTCCACCTTGTATCCTTTAGAAATACGAAAAGAAAGAGAAACGCTATTTAATGAGTTCACACAATCTAAAACAGTGATATTACCTGTAGACATGTCTCATTTTCATGAACATACAAAAGATGATGATCCTAAATACGGTCTTATCATTAACCGAAACAACAAATTAGTAACGTTAAGCATTACACAAACGGTAATTCATCACAACAAAATACAATTTACACACAAAGATTTATTGGAAAACAAAATACACCAAAATAACTTTTTAATTATATAA
- a CDS encoding D-alanine--D-alanine ligase, producing the protein MRLFLHKLTNWEYWPFQVVYIPIYFLWAYYAVKSRSLFFFNAVNPTIKNGGFFNESKKDIYDLIPQEFYPKTRLVVHQEQLDITDLKFPFIVKPDIGLRGSAVKKINNFKELQTYHNQVNFDYLIQDLIPYPNEVGIFYVRFPNEQKGRITGIVAKEFMIVTGDGKSTLEQLIKQDPRYEFQLTVLQNELKEKIHTILPEGEQLNLVPFGNHCRGTKFIDASHKISVKLTDTIDAICQQIEGFYYGRMDLMYNSWEELENGKNFSIVELNGSASEPTHIYDPNHSIFFAWKEIARHITYMFQISQQNHTKGVPYLNHKEGMQEYRKHQEHFNIITQI; encoded by the coding sequence ATGAGACTTTTTCTACATAAACTTACTAATTGGGAATACTGGCCTTTTCAGGTGGTATATATTCCTATTTATTTTCTTTGGGCTTATTATGCTGTAAAGTCTCGTTCGCTTTTCTTTTTCAATGCTGTTAACCCAACCATAAAAAATGGAGGCTTTTTTAACGAAAGTAAAAAGGATATATATGATTTAATTCCGCAGGAATTTTATCCTAAAACCCGATTGGTTGTACACCAAGAACAATTAGATATTACGGATCTCAAATTTCCTTTTATCGTAAAACCGGATATTGGTTTGAGAGGTTCCGCAGTAAAGAAAATTAATAATTTTAAAGAACTTCAAACCTATCACAACCAAGTAAATTTTGATTATTTAATCCAAGATTTGATTCCCTATCCTAACGAAGTGGGTATTTTTTATGTTCGATTTCCTAATGAACAAAAAGGGCGAATAACAGGTATAGTGGCCAAAGAATTTATGATTGTTACTGGTGATGGTAAAAGCACATTGGAACAACTAATTAAACAAGATCCTCGATACGAATTTCAATTAACAGTACTCCAAAACGAATTAAAGGAAAAAATACATACTATTTTACCAGAAGGTGAACAACTAAATCTAGTTCCTTTTGGCAACCATTGCCGAGGTACAAAATTCATCGATGCCAGTCATAAAATAAGTGTAAAACTAACCGATACTATCGATGCCATATGTCAGCAAATTGAGGGTTTTTATTATGGACGAATGGACTTAATGTATAATTCGTGGGAAGAGTTAGAAAATGGTAAAAATTTCTCGATTGTAGAATTAAACGGCTCTGCCAGTGAACCCACACACATTTATGACCCTAACCATTCTATCTTTTTTGCCTGGAAGGAAATTGCCCGACATATTACCTATATGTTTCAAATAAGCCAACAAAACCATACTAAAGGAGTTCCTTATCTCAACCATAAAGAAGGAATGCAGGAATACCGCAAACATCAAGAACATTTTAATATAATTACGCAGATTTAG
- a CDS encoding cell wall metabolism sensor histidine kinase WalK, translating into MRIKTKLTLGVGLLFFLIVLLVGLAVRQVHKLSNDTENILVANYNSLDYSRNMLKELEKIEKEGKSFKKFDSFLLLQSKNITEIGEDEFTQNLTDDVTMYKKQRTSILAGKIRNDINDIMKLNMDAIQRKSNIASKTAQDAILWISLTGTACFIIAFTLLVNLPSNIANPIKNLTDSIRQIAAKNYHQRVHFEDHNEFGDLAKSFNTMAEKLQEYNESNLSKLMMEKKRIETLINNMHDPVIGLDDKNIILFVNEQALAISGLKATDVIGKSAKEVALSNDLIRSLLQHLVGNQSEKKSETLKIYADKKESYFEKQLVPIGIIPTGEKEKIHIGSFIILRNVTAYKELDEAKTNFIATVSHEFKTPIASMKMSLQLLENEGIGKLNPEQKELVHSIYDDADRLLKTTGELLNITQVESGKSKMNIEFCEIKPIITQAIESTKNLAEQNRIKLELLIEENLPEVQIDKEKTAWVISNLISNAIRYSYENSSVRVEVKKTFDVVSISVIDSGLGISSQYKDKIFDKYFRVPGTDKDGTGLGLAISKEFIEAQGGVISVESELGSGSTFSISCSTNKLF; encoded by the coding sequence ATGAGAATTAAAACAAAACTTACACTTGGCGTTGGATTGCTATTTTTTTTAATAGTACTACTTGTGGGATTAGCTGTTCGACAAGTGCATAAATTATCCAACGATACTGAGAACATACTGGTTGCCAACTACAATTCATTAGATTATTCCCGAAATATGCTCAAAGAGTTAGAAAAGATTGAAAAAGAAGGGAAATCGTTTAAAAAATTTGATAGCTTTTTACTATTACAATCTAAAAATATTACTGAAATAGGAGAAGATGAATTTACACAGAATCTTACCGATGATGTTACAATGTATAAAAAGCAAAGGACAAGTATTTTAGCCGGTAAAATTAGGAATGATATAAATGATATTATGAAGCTCAATATGGATGCTATTCAACGTAAAAGTAATATAGCTTCCAAGACTGCTCAAGATGCAATACTTTGGATATCTTTAACTGGTACTGCTTGTTTTATCATAGCCTTTACACTTCTTGTAAATTTACCTAGTAATATAGCTAATCCAATAAAGAATCTAACGGATAGTATTCGTCAGATTGCGGCTAAAAATTATCATCAGCGAGTACATTTTGAAGATCATAATGAGTTTGGTGATTTGGCTAAATCTTTTAACACCATGGCTGAAAAATTACAGGAATACAATGAAAGTAATTTGTCCAAACTCATGATGGAAAAAAAGCGTATTGAGACACTAATTAACAATATGCATGATCCAGTGATAGGGCTTGACGATAAAAATATTATCTTGTTTGTTAATGAACAAGCCTTAGCTATTTCAGGTTTAAAAGCAACAGATGTTATTGGGAAATCTGCTAAAGAAGTGGCACTTTCAAATGATTTGATACGCTCTCTATTGCAACATTTGGTTGGGAATCAATCTGAAAAAAAATCTGAAACTTTAAAGATTTATGCCGATAAAAAAGAAAGTTATTTTGAAAAACAGCTTGTACCTATCGGAATTATTCCTACCGGCGAGAAAGAGAAAATTCATATTGGCTCTTTTATCATACTCCGCAACGTGACGGCTTATAAAGAATTGGATGAAGCTAAAACTAATTTTATTGCCACAGTTTCCCACGAATTTAAAACACCGATTGCTTCTATGAAAATGAGTTTGCAGTTGTTGGAAAATGAAGGAATTGGTAAACTGAATCCAGAACAAAAAGAATTAGTTCATAGTATTTATGATGATGCTGACAGATTGCTAAAAACTACTGGGGAATTATTAAATATTACTCAAGTAGAATCTGGAAAATCTAAAATGAATATTGAATTTTGTGAAATAAAGCCAATCATTACGCAAGCTATTGAATCTACAAAAAACTTGGCAGAACAGAACAGAATTAAGCTAGAATTGCTGATTGAGGAAAATTTACCAGAAGTCCAAATTGACAAAGAAAAAACGGCTTGGGTGATTTCAAACTTAATTTCAAATGCAATCAGATATTCTTATGAGAATTCTTCAGTGAGAGTTGAAGTGAAAAAAACTTTTGATGTGGTGTCTATAAGTGTTATAGATAGTGGTCTTGGTATATCCTCTCAATATAAAGACAAAATCTTTGATAAATATTTTAGAGTCCCTGGAACAGATAAGGATGGCACAGGTCTGGGGCTGGCTATTAGTAAAGAGTTTATCGAGGCTCAGGGAGGCGTTATCTCTGTGGAAAGTGAATTAGGCTCAGGGAGTACTTTTTCAATCAGTTGTAGCACTAATAAGTTATTTTAA
- a CDS encoding universal stress protein produces the protein MESNREDNVQHFLDLIKKSRRGKFKVYIGMSAGVGKSFRMLQEAHSLLKSGIDIKIGFIETHNRKETHDLLEGLPVIPRRKLFYKGKELEEMDVQAIINLRPEVVIVDELAHTNIEGSKNEKRWQDVMEILEAGINVISAVNIQHIESLNEEVKFITGVEVKERIPDSVLAQADEVVNIDLTSDELITRLKEGKIYQAEKIETALKNFFKSEHILQLRELALKEVASQVERKVEIEVPKNKGVRHEKFLACISSNESTAKKVIRKTARLANYYNSKWYVLYVQLPNESVDKIPLDKQRHLINNFKLATELGGEVIKVEHTKIAKAIIELAEQKNITTVCIGKPRMNLMKIILSTNIFKELLNKLSSSDIDLIILS, from the coding sequence TTGGAAAGTAATAGAGAAGATAACGTTCAGCACTTTCTCGATTTAATAAAAAAATCGCGCAGAGGGAAATTTAAAGTCTACATCGGGATGAGTGCTGGTGTAGGCAAAAGTTTCCGTATGCTTCAAGAGGCACATTCTTTACTGAAGAGCGGGATTGATATTAAAATTGGATTTATCGAAACTCACAACCGAAAAGAAACACATGATTTACTGGAAGGTTTACCAGTAATTCCTCGCAGAAAACTTTTCTACAAAGGCAAAGAATTGGAAGAAATGGACGTTCAGGCGATTATCAATTTGCGACCTGAAGTGGTTATTGTGGATGAATTAGCACACACCAACATTGAAGGCAGTAAAAATGAAAAACGCTGGCAGGATGTGATGGAAATACTCGAAGCGGGCATCAATGTAATTAGCGCTGTTAATATCCAACATATCGAGAGTTTAAATGAAGAAGTAAAATTTATTACTGGTGTTGAGGTAAAAGAACGCATACCAGACAGTGTACTGGCTCAGGCCGATGAAGTCGTAAATATCGATTTAACTTCTGATGAGCTGATAACACGTCTGAAAGAAGGTAAAATTTATCAGGCAGAAAAAATCGAAACGGCCTTGAAAAACTTTTTCAAGAGCGAACACATTCTGCAATTGCGGGAGTTGGCACTGAAAGAAGTAGCCAGTCAGGTAGAACGAAAGGTGGAAATAGAAGTTCCTAAGAATAAAGGGGTACGTCATGAGAAATTTTTAGCCTGTATCAGCAGTAACGAAAGCACTGCTAAAAAAGTGATCCGTAAAACGGCAAGACTTGCAAATTACTATAACAGCAAATGGTATGTTTTATATGTTCAATTACCTAATGAAAGTGTAGATAAAATCCCTCTTGACAAACAACGTCACCTTATTAATAATTTCAAACTGGCAACAGAATTGGGTGGCGAAGTTATTAAGGTTGAACATACAAAAATTGCGAAAGCTATAATAGAACTTGCCGAGCAGAAAAACATTACAACGGTTTGCATCGGAAAACCGCGAATGAACCTAATGAAGATTATTCTCTCAACGAATATTTTCAAGGAACTTTTAAATAAACTATCTTCGAGTGACATCGATTTAATCATTTTAAGTTAA